Within Crassostrea angulata isolate pt1a10 chromosome 2, ASM2561291v2, whole genome shotgun sequence, the genomic segment ACAATACGCTTCGGAAAAGCgtagaaaatcaaaataacatttACAAAAAGACTTTTGGCTAACAATCTAAAATATGTATGTGTAAAACAATGATAGATGCATATGGAAAAGGTATTAGATAAAAAGCTGATTGATTTTTAATCTATAGAGGGAGCAAATGAAAAGATTAAAATgatgtcatttgaaattaaaagctTTATACTTGTCATAATCCTTTTAacatcaaacaaaataaacaatacacaattgaaatttatattttgtctATTAAGGAGAAAATATGGTCTCGAAGATCACTGCCACTTTACGGTCAATATGTTAAGAGAGTGGTATACTACATTATTTGTTCGCAGGACGGATCTAAAGCACGACTTAACGAAACAAAACGTCCTAAAAACACAACCAGCTTCCTGGTAAGGGGTATTTGAAGATGTTGAGTATGCTCTTGTCGATGCTAAGTTTTCTCTGTTATCTCCAGTTACCATATACTTTTATAAAGAAGAGACTATGAGTGAGTTTCCTCATAACCACCGTTTGACTCATTTTGAGACACAAAGCAAACCAGGACGCACCAACAACATGGCGAGTACCAGCATAGAAGACAGGGTTCGTTTGTCGGAAGAGTATTCGGAGCAACTTCTTCCAAATACAGTAACTCACTTGATTGAGTTAGCGTTTGGAGTATTTGGTAATACCATTGTCCTAGTGATGTATTCCAGGTATATCGCCGACAAAAGCGGGACAAGGTACTTCATCCCTATCCTCGCCCTGGTGGACCTCATAGGATGTCTTTCCAACGTGACCCAATTCCACCTGGACAACACCATGCGATTCGTCTACCCAAGCATCCACCTGTGCAAAACCACTTCGTTTCTTATGATAATGTCCGGCGGATTTTCCGCCCACTTGATTTTAACAATCGCCCTTCAGAGGTACCTCATGATTTGCCGTCCGTTTGGTCAGCAGCTGACACTATGGTACTGCAGATTAGCTGTTGGGATCATATTTCTTTTCTCATCTGGATATGCAGCTCCTGTCTTGAAATTTGGAGGACTTTATCAAACAacagaaaaactaaatacagGAAATGAAACTCGGAACATCTCAGTGTCCATTTGTCATTTCGACGACGGTTCGCATGGATCTGGTGTGATGGTTCCCTACTTCGGAACGTTGCTGCTTATCTCGTTTATTAACATTATCGTAACATCCGGTTTATATATCCCCGTGACCAAAACGATCTATCGAACACTCTCACCGTTCAATGGACCCAGCTACAGAGCGAGTCGCGTTGTGGATGGAGACACCCGAGTTACCTCCAGGGACACGCAAAGCTCAAGTGTCGAAAAGATAATCATGTCGGAAATTCCTCGACAAGGGTCAAGTTCGCGACCAAGCTGCAGCAGCGAGCGTTCACTCCCGGCCACTCCCGAAACAAGTCGTGAACAGAAGGCGCGCAAAAAAATCAGCGTCATGTTCATGGTGATAATAATTGTCTACGTAGTTTCGTATCTGACGTCATTAGTCACCCAAATTCACAGCTTTGCGACCAGGATTCACGTTACAGGGTACCGCCTTAACATCTATTTCTTCTGCCTCCGCTTCAACCTGCTAAACCATATCGCTAATCCGTACATCTACTGGTTCTACGACACCAAGTTCCGGAAAGAACTCCGGAAGTTCTGTTGTGGAACAAACCGAAAGTACTCAATGCAAGCAAGGAGAGGGCATTATTTGGTAAACAATAATTAGAAAACgacataaaattataaaaaaaaatcaaaacaggaAAGGGGAAAGAAAAATACGGTGTTGAAATTAGTGCTGGTCTTTAAGATATTACCAAGAATACCAAATGAATGACAGTGCATAGCGATGACATTATCTTGACATATGTCAGGGGGGAAAACGTGGCTGGTATATATTAATTGtgctgattttatttttaaaagttgttgaCTGTGCTTTTATGATTTATAGCTATTGACAATAATCTCACTATCAGGGTAGTTTATGACttgataaattcaaaattatattctAAGGCGCTAAATGTTCACTGCCTTTGTGATAAGAAAAATGACTCTCACAGATAAAAATGGCGATCATATGTATCATTCCTTTgtataattgtacatgtataaagaatcGTTTGAAAACTGTTGCTACAAATGTTACGCTATCTGAAATAGTAGgtgttttgtttgaatttcaGATTGCTAGTTATCGTCGATTTCATTTTTAGTAACAATCATGTTTGAAGCAGGATATAATATTAGGGGGCAAGGAGATTGCGGACTGTAActcttcaaattttacatgacaagtttattattttaacagaatattaacaaaatgtataacaaaactttgttttgagtcttttattttttggaataaACGTATTATATGTTGCAGCTGATTCAGTTATAACAACAGGTTGCTAATGGAAATGCAAGGCGCTTTGTCAAATTCTAGACttcaattcaaatataaaatcagtgtttgaataataattttctttgtGATAACATGGCATCtagaaaatttttaatacaattaaaaattatcaacttCCATTTCTCTTCTGTGAAATGATGGAAATTATCAGAAGATAATTATACAAACCTTAAAATGCACACTTTGCTTATAGTCTGGTCACTGTTAGTTGGGTAAGCTATTCAACAAGGCAGTTTTAGTAAGAACAGAGGGAATATTAATAGAGCTGAATTGTCGCGGCCATTTTGAGATTATTTTTATCTCCCTGAGaagaatatttctttataaaaatagagaatatttgaatttatatatgtttttatttttcttcatatagCTAAAGAAATTATCTCTAAGATTTGAAGGTAGATCTGAAGGATAATTTTTTTGCCACTCAGCCTCCTTATGTATTGACTTAACCCTACCCACCAAAACCATCgtcatgattaaaaaaaacaaatagtaTATATACATGACATTGTATGTATGTTATGCGCGAAAATCTTAAAGCCTTTGAAAAGATAAAAACCCTGccacttttgtttaaaattgttaaagctCTTTTATTATCGTCAGGAAGTTAATAAAAAACTAACTTTAAAAAACAAGCTCATTGTAATATAAACAAGCACCAGTAATACAGGAAGTTTTTCCTCAATGCTTTAATGCTTTACTTGAAAACACTTCACAGAAACGTTTTTGTACTTAAGATTATGACGAATTCAAAGAACTCTTGTTTCATCCCAGGAAGGCGTGTTTGTAAGTGATTGCGCCGCCATAAAAAGTATTCTTATGATGAATGCCATGCACTTCATATTACTCTATAGCTTTGTTCCACAAATATAGTTCATCGTTATCTATAGACCGATTATTAGATTAACCAATGAATTCCTTACAATTTAGCTGGAGGTAAGATATATAAGCAAAGCGAGATGATATTTTATGCTTAAGGCAAATATATTTTTCGGAAGGATTTCGGAAATAAACAGAAACCTATCAAACCATGTGTTTAATTTTCCAAAGAATATAAATTCACAATCTTCAGCATAAGCGTGCATATTTTTCGTCTATCAAAATATGACCTACTGAAAAAAAGAGATGCTTGCTTGTATTTCgtaatgtacataaaaataaacggaaacaatttatattacacaatataaatatttatatatttttaaaccagAATTCCCATGTACATACCTTTATTATATACGTTAAACGAATTCAAATTCAACATGAGCATATGTGTATAGCGTAGCCTGGTCATCCGGGCTGCAGTGATAAATAATTACCATAACATTAATTAACATATAAAGATAAAGATCGCAATCTAAAGTttagaaaatatcatttataaatttgataatgaaatttCTTATATTCATGTAATGGCCACACTTTTTTCAGCAGGCATGTTCACTAaactttcctaagatatgacctaagtgtgctcctaagatatgacttagGAAAAAAGTTAGGAACACCCTAAGATCAACTTATGACACGCcttaagatgtagctcgacggtaacttaggaacatcttaagttaggatatcctaaccttctacaaccattcttatatttcatatttattcataCAGATCGATTTTTAGAGACTTTTGTGGtgaaaaatcattaaacattttgccagAGAAAAGTGTACGTGTCGGTAGTTTACACATTATGTCTAAAACCAGTAATTTAAtacttaaatatatatcagtgttcgataacaatttagttttaaaaaacaccccccccccccaaaaaaaaaagaaaaaaaaaagcaccCCCCTCCCCGTAGTCTAAATgattgggggtttttttttttaaaagaaaatatgtatcagGACAGAATTTGCTTACAaagcaaataattatttagacAACACGTGTGTTCTTTGAGTTTAAATTAACATTTGCAATAAGCTTTAACAATAAGCTTGtcattcaagtacatgtaatacacaaacaCGCGCTTgtctcagaatttaaagttacatgtagaataaaCACACGCACATACACGACCATTTTCCCTTTTATACGATTACAGGAAAAGGTTAcggatatatttatattgttattattaaatattattttctgagTCAGGAAGTCAGACAAGGGCGTACAGGAAATGATAGTAGATTTGTATATTcaggaaaaatattaaaatcgaaaTGAACGGGAAACACACAGTGAATCAAACAACAATTCGTAAATTGTTAGATTGTTAATTAATAGATTGCGTCGTATGTGAATCGGAAAAAGAGACAACAGTATCTGTGGGAAACGCGCGTgagatttgtttatttgaaaagCCGCGTTCAGGGGGTGTAAGGAAAAATCATCAAGTGTTTACTTCTTATGTACTTAAAACGGCAAGGACATCCTATGCTTCAAACTGAAATTAGCTGTTACAGTGTTTCGATAAACTGATAAATTAAGAATTCATTTAGAGTGCATCAGAGTATTAAAGAGGGCATGCTTATAATGATATCTACGTGTTCAAATTGCACAGTTAAAGATGTGTGTGTTTTACTGTTAATGTGcgtaaatgtaaattttgaattttgatagcAGAACAAATGATCTATTcatcagatatttatttttatattgcaGGCGCGTGGAGAGTGAGgcaataaagcaaaaaaaaaaattgttaaatttgacaaataaaattaaattacatgaaGTTGTCCTGtcctcctcctcctccccccccccccccggtcacATTGTTTTGGAAGCATGTAAGGATTGAAGTTAAAGGAAGGcaatttttatttaggaaatttaaattgtaagaactttacgctaccccccccccctcccaccccggattaggattgccttttttcttaaagaaatgttttttgttttttttttggaggggggggggggggggggcttgtcaagattttttggctGAGTGGCCCCCTCCCCACATTCAAAAACGATGTTATGTGCCTGATTGTTTATTTTCCGTTCTTTTCTATTTCATCTTGGtttcgatttttttaaatttcagtttaAAGGTTAAACTTCACCTGCCTGTCCCAGGACGTTGTcacaaaaaaaaggaaaatcaaTACACcaagtatttaaatattttacaaacaagATCAATAACGAAATAATTAGCCATCAAAGTTCTATGACGAATCGATTTTATTTCCAGAGCTTCCACTTTTCCTTTGAGGATTAAATTTACTTACTCAGGAAATCCCGACATTTTTTCTTACGTGAACATTGCATGTAATACGATCTCCCAGAGATaacatttctttgtttaatCTTACGACCTTGTTTAAGGTCAACACAGATCGCTATTTTTATCACCGTTTCGCCacaataatcattttaaatagCCCTGCGTCGTTCTATATGGGAGGACCTTACATGTAGCTAAATcgtttacaaaaataaacacgGGACAGCTTTTTCTCCCCCTAAGTGTCGGGAAGCGCAGCGTTCTCACGAGAGGGAATGTTGTGAGTGCAGCTACTCAGTTGGTTCCGGTGTAACTTACACGCGggagaaaaattattatttcctCGTGAAATTCCTCTCTCGCGCGCAGACGATACCGTTCACCACCAGTGAGATGTTCTATGGAGGTGAATTCCACGAGGAAAATGTACGATCTTGAAAGTCTGAACGAGGAATATGCACAAAAGGTGCGGCCGACGACGGTTATATACATTATAGTGGCCACCCTGGGCGGATTGGGAAATATCAGTGTCATTCTAGTGTATTGTTTTCGTATGAAAAAACAGGACAACAGGTACTTCATCCCCATCCTGGCCTGTGTCGATCTGATTGGCTGCGTGACGAACGCCGTCTACTTTCACTTAGACGACGCCACCCAGTTCATCTACCCGAGTGATATTTTGTGCCGGCTTCTTTCGTTTATGGTGATTTTCAATAACGGAGTTTCCGGACACATCATACTGGTGATCGCCCTACAGAGATACTTGATTTTATGCCGGCCGTTTGGTCGTCAGTTAAACAGGCCACTACGACGCCTGGCTATTGTCGTTATATGCCTGCTGTCACTGCTTTATGCCTCCCCTGTCTTATTCTCGAGCGGAAAGCTTGAGACGATCATGTCGTACAATGGTGTGAATGTCACCACGGCAAGTTGTACATACAGCAGTAACATGGGCAGTACCGAGTCCCAAACGTTTTTCCGACACGTGTATTTCGGGGTCCTTTTAGCGCTTATTCTGTTAAACATTATTGTTACGGGATGTCTGTATCTCCCAGTGATTCGGAAAATATACCATACTTTCTCACGCCTCAAAAGAATGTCATTCATGAGTCAAAACACGTTCAAAGCGGAAGTGGATTGTGAGACGCCGTCCGTGAACCAAAGCGCTGATGACGCTGAGGCTGACCACGGGGACAATTGTACCATTGCACAGGCGCGGATGAAAAATAACATGAGTGTGACATTATTAGTGATCATTATCGTATACATGTGTTCGTTTCTCCCATCACTTGTTACTCAAACTTTAGCCCTCGGGGAGCCAGAGATCACGGACACAATGATACATTTTAACCTGTACTACTTCTTTCTGAGATTTTACCTCTTTAACCACGTTTTAAACCCATTCATCTATATCTGTTTCGATGTGAAATTCCGCAGAGAACTCAAAAACTGGTGCTGTGTTTGTTTATGAGGTTAACATTACATAGTCAGACGAagttccaattttttttatttgtttcatcCTTCCATTGAGTTAATTACGAAATATTCAAAGCAGCTGTCTTATTCCCGTGTCAGAGCAGGCGCAATGTTGATATTCGTTTGATATGCTGTTTGAGTTAACTCAGACTGGCAGCTGTGATAATTATGACATCTCTCTATGTTTGAAAGATCCAGCTTCATTATGACGTACTAAACATTGGTAACACTTACTTCTGTTTAGTTTTTGTCTGAGTATTCATTATTCTTTTTAGTCTATGTGAGCAATATCGATAATATTTCCACTTCACAGTGCCTCCTTCGATTATTACAGATTTTTATCCAGATGTACGTAAAATATTAGTTTCATCATAATTAGATCTGCTTCAAAGCAGCTAGAAAAGTTATGTAAGTTTGCCTTAAGATAAAGATAATGTAGACATTGATGGATAACAAGTTTGTGTCAGATCTGCAACGTTTTAAACAGGCTAACTACGatacatttataatatttagAATATGAAAT encodes:
- the LOC128173943 gene encoding mesotocin receptor-like: MEVNSTRKMYDLESLNEEYAQKVRPTTVIYIIVATLGGLGNISVILVYCFRMKKQDNRYFIPILACVDLIGCVTNAVYFHLDDATQFIYPSDILCRLLSFMVIFNNGVSGHIILVIALQRYLILCRPFGRQLNRPLRRLAIVVICLLSLLYASPVLFSSGKLETIMSYNGVNVTTASCTYSSNMGSTESQTFFRHVYFGVLLALILLNIIVTGCLYLPVIRKIYHTFSRLKRMSFMSQNTFKAEVDCETPSVNQSADDAEADHGDNCTIAQARMKNNMSVTLLVIIIVYMCSFLPSLVTQTLALGEPEITDTMIHFNLYYFFLRFYLFNHVLNPFIYICFDVKFRRELKNWCCVCL
- the LOC128172913 gene encoding cholecystokinin receptor type A-like, with product MSEFPHNHRLTHFETQSKPGRTNNMASTSIEDRVRLSEEYSEQLLPNTVTHLIELAFGVFGNTIVLVMYSRYIADKSGTRYFIPILALVDLIGCLSNVTQFHLDNTMRFVYPSIHLCKTTSFLMIMSGGFSAHLILTIALQRYLMICRPFGQQLTLWYCRLAVGIIFLFSSGYAAPVLKFGGLYQTTEKLNTGNETRNISVSICHFDDGSHGSGVMVPYFGTLLLISFINIIVTSGLYIPVTKTIYRTLSPFNGPSYRASRVVDGDTRVTSRDTQSSSVEKIIMSEIPRQGSSSRPSCSSERSLPATPETSREQKARKKISVMFMVIIIVYVVSYLTSLVTQIHSFATRIHVTGYRLNIYFFCLRFNLLNHIANPYIYWFYDTKFRKELRKFCCGTNRKYSMQARRGHYLVNNN